In Deinococcus terrestris, one DNA window encodes the following:
- the pth gene encoding aminoacyl-tRNA hydrolase, producing the protein MKLVVGLGNPGSQYERTRHNVGWLVVDEVGRRWGAAWRKEKDAHIAEVRVGPAPGAKVLLVKPQTFMNASGKAVAPLVGFYKLEPEAVLAVQDDLDSPFGLLKLRPGGRHGGQNGVRDLIRVLGTEGFPRLKIGISRPPAGWDPADWVLSRWREEEAGTLAELVRLGADAVEVWAESGLAEAQGRFNSTDLRPKPEPVPERPAEPTTSGAASDPGVS; encoded by the coding sequence TTGAAGCTTGTCGTGGGGCTGGGCAATCCGGGCAGCCAGTACGAGCGGACCCGCCACAACGTCGGCTGGCTCGTCGTGGACGAGGTGGGGCGGCGCTGGGGAGCCGCGTGGCGCAAGGAGAAAGACGCGCATATTGCGGAGGTGCGGGTGGGTCCGGCGCCCGGCGCGAAGGTCCTGCTGGTCAAGCCACAGACCTTCATGAACGCGTCGGGCAAGGCGGTCGCGCCCCTCGTCGGCTTCTACAAGCTGGAGCCGGAGGCAGTGCTGGCCGTGCAGGACGATCTGGATAGTCCCTTTGGCCTGCTGAAGCTGCGCCCCGGCGGGCGGCATGGCGGCCAGAACGGGGTGCGCGACCTGATCCGGGTGCTGGGGACTGAAGGGTTCCCGCGCCTCAAAATCGGCATCTCCCGACCCCCGGCGGGCTGGGACCCGGCGGACTGGGTGCTGAGCCGGTGGCGCGAGGAGGAGGCGGGGACGCTGGCCGAACTCGTCCGGCTGGGCGCCGACGCGGTGGAGGTCTGGGCCGAGTCCGGGCTGGCCGAGGCGCAGGGCCGCTTCAACAGCACCGACCTCCGCCCGAAACCCGAGCCTGTGCCGGAGCGTCCCGCCGAGCCGACCACCTCCGGCGCGGCCTCGGACCCCGGCGTATCCTGA
- a CDS encoding nucleotidyltransferase domain-containing protein, which produces MLHPDTLPLIQAFAQAGVTCWLIGGQAVEVLCGGNVRPHDDIDFLVREAHGARAVAVLEGLGFTHAHGSLATGDAFYRRDDLLVDLVPIRDDVDPPRTVGELAPIVWPTEFLAPHAVEWAGVRVLTLTPAGHRAMKGVVAAFYGVELREKDRADLAALATLGA; this is translated from the coding sequence GTGCTGCACCCCGACACCCTTCCCCTCATTCAGGCGTTCGCGCAGGCTGGGGTCACCTGCTGGCTGATCGGCGGGCAGGCGGTGGAAGTGCTGTGCGGCGGGAACGTCCGCCCCCACGACGACATTGACTTTTTGGTGCGGGAGGCCCATGGAGCGCGGGCCGTCGCCGTGCTGGAGGGCCTGGGCTTCACCCACGCGCACGGTTCACTCGCCACTGGGGACGCGTTCTACCGCCGGGACGACCTGCTGGTGGACCTCGTGCCCATCCGGGACGACGTGGACCCGCCGCGCACGGTGGGCGAACTCGCCCCCATCGTCTGGCCCACCGAATTCCTGGCGCCCCACGCGGTGGAGTGGGCGGGGGTCCGCGTGCTCACCCTCACCCCCGCCGGGCACCGCGCGATGAAAGGCGTTGTGGCCGCCTTCTATGGGGTGGAATTAAGAGAGAAGGACCGGGCCGACCTCGCCGCACTTGCTACCCTCGGCGCATGA
- a CDS encoding DUF427 domain-containing protein produces MPRPQPLPPGPGQESVWDYPRPPRLERTARTVEIWLGGEKIAETTDAYRVLETSHPPTYYLPREAFRPGVLSPAPGGSVCEWKGEASYWTLSVGDKVAGSAGWSYERPTPAFAPIAGHIAVYAGRMDECRVDGVRVTPQPGGFYGGWITPDVVGPFKGEPGTWGW; encoded by the coding sequence ATGCCGCGCCCACAGCCCCTTCCCCCCGGTCCCGGTCAGGAGAGTGTCTGGGACTACCCGCGCCCGCCCCGGCTGGAGCGCACCGCCCGGACGGTGGAAATCTGGCTGGGCGGCGAGAAGATCGCCGAGACAACCGACGCCTACCGCGTGCTGGAAACCAGCCACCCGCCCACCTACTACCTGCCCCGCGAAGCGTTCCGGCCCGGCGTGCTGTCCCCGGCTCCCGGCGGCAGCGTCTGCGAGTGGAAGGGCGAGGCGTCGTACTGGACGCTCTCGGTCGGTGACAAGGTGGCGGGGAGCGCGGGCTGGAGCTACGAGCGGCCCACGCCCGCCTTCGCACCCATCGCCGGACACATCGCCGTCTACGCGGGCCGCATGGACGAGTGCCGGGTGGACGGGGTGCGCGTGACCCCGCAGCCGGGCGGCTTCTACGGGGGCTGGATCACGCCCGACGTGGTAGGGCCGTTCAAGGGCGAGCCGGGAACGTGGGGCTGGTAG
- a CDS encoding alpha-hydroxy acid oxidase: MTTPNLPDAETPELEGTVNLADIETLGRSRLDRNALEYYASGANDELTLRENRAAFARLKLRPRVLVDVSNVDARTEVLGLPLRSPVGIAPTAFHGLAHLDAEVATARAAASAGSVMTLSTLSNTPIEEVAAAAGGRFWFQLYLYTDRALSAEIVRRAEAAGARALVLTVDAPFLGRREANERHRFALPPHLRVPNAGSRERLAQMESESGSQLVNYFQGLIDKTFTWADLAWLRGQTSLPIVLKGILTAEDARLAAEHGCHVWVSNHGGRQLDTAVSSIEALPEIADEVGGEVEVYLDGGVTRGTDVVKALALGARAVFVGRPALWGLAAGGEAGVRRTLDLLHDEVRLALALCGKQNVGQVGRELVRL; encoded by the coding sequence ATGACCACCCCCAACCTGCCGGACGCGGAGACGCCCGAACTGGAGGGCACCGTCAACCTCGCGGACATAGAGACGTTGGGCCGTTCCCGGCTGGACCGCAACGCGCTGGAGTATTACGCGAGCGGCGCGAACGACGAACTGACCTTGCGCGAGAACCGCGCCGCCTTCGCCCGGCTGAAGCTCAGGCCCCGCGTGCTGGTGGACGTGTCGAATGTGGACGCGCGGACCGAGGTGCTGGGGCTGCCCCTGCGCTCGCCGGTCGGCATCGCCCCCACCGCCTTTCACGGCCTCGCGCACCTGGACGCGGAGGTCGCCACCGCGCGGGCGGCGGCCTCGGCGGGGAGCGTGATGACACTCTCCACACTGAGCAACACCCCGATCGAGGAGGTCGCGGCGGCGGCGGGCGGGCGCTTCTGGTTCCAGCTTTACCTCTACACCGACCGCGCCCTGAGCGCCGAGATCGTGCGGCGGGCAGAGGCGGCAGGGGCGCGGGCGCTGGTGCTGACCGTGGACGCCCCCTTCCTGGGCCGCCGGGAGGCGAACGAGCGCCACCGCTTCGCCCTGCCGCCCCACCTGCGGGTGCCCAACGCGGGGAGCCGGGAGCGGCTGGCGCAGATGGAATCGGAGAGCGGGTCGCAGCTCGTGAACTACTTTCAGGGTCTGATTGACAAGACCTTCACCTGGGCCGACCTCGCTTGGCTGCGCGGGCAGACTTCGCTGCCCATCGTCCTGAAGGGCATCCTGACCGCCGAGGACGCCCGCCTCGCCGCCGAGCACGGTTGCCACGTCTGGGTGAGCAACCACGGGGGGCGGCAACTCGACACCGCTGTCTCCTCCATTGAGGCGCTCCCCGAGATCGCGGACGAGGTGGGCGGCGAGGTGGAGGTCTACCTCGACGGCGGCGTCACGCGCGGCACCGATGTGGTCAAGGCGCTCGCGCTGGGGGCCAGGGCGGTCTTCGTGGGTCGGCCTGCCCTGTGGGGCCTCGCGGCGGGTGGAGAGGCAGGCGTGCGCCGAACGCTGGACCTGCTGCACGACGAGGTGCGGCTGGCGCTCGCGCTGTGCGGGAAGCAGAACGTGGGGCAGGTGGGGCGGGAACTGGTGCGGCTCTAA
- a CDS encoding MarR family winged helix-turn-helix transcriptional regulator — MTPLTAEGAAFTELLLEIFRLHGRLLEAGDRLTSPLGLTSARWQVLGVVEHGPVTVSEIGRVMGLARQSVQQQTDALEREGFVTYVENPRHRRARLVQLTQKGEQAAAALIPAQAQWANRIGQSASSPEQLQAALDTLRLLTARLERDADSDA, encoded by the coding sequence ATGACCCCACTCACGGCGGAGGGAGCCGCCTTCACGGAGTTGCTGCTGGAAATCTTTCGCCTGCACGGGCGGCTGCTGGAGGCGGGCGACCGCCTGACTTCTCCGCTGGGCCTCACGAGTGCCCGCTGGCAAGTCCTCGGCGTTGTGGAGCACGGCCCCGTCACGGTCTCTGAGATTGGCCGGGTGATGGGACTGGCCCGGCAGAGCGTGCAGCAGCAGACCGACGCCCTGGAAAGGGAGGGCTTTGTGACCTACGTGGAGAACCCCCGGCACCGCCGCGCCCGGCTGGTGCAGCTCACCCAGAAGGGAGAGCAAGCCGCCGCCGCCCTCATTCCCGCCCAGGCGCAGTGGGCCAACCGGATCGGTCAGTCCGCCTCGTCCCCTGAGCAGCTTCAAGCCGCGCTGGACACCCTGCGGCTCCTCACCGCACGGCTGGAACGGGACGCTGACTCTGACGCCTAA
- a CDS encoding VOC family protein: protein MHITQSAISLNVPDVRASAEFLKRHFGFVQEMNYEGVASLTRPDAGFNLIFLQTGLSTFKPPQIAGSAGQGLLVVFVVDEIDAEYERLQAEGVPVVTPIETEPWGERYFQVSDPNGVILQLVQWVTPPDETWAS, encoded by the coding sequence ATGCACATCACCCAGTCGGCCATCTCGCTCAACGTGCCGGACGTTCGCGCCTCCGCCGAGTTCCTGAAACGGCACTTCGGCTTCGTACAGGAGATGAACTACGAGGGCGTCGCATCCCTGACCCGTCCCGACGCGGGCTTCAACCTGATCTTCCTCCAGACGGGCCTGTCCACCTTCAAGCCGCCCCAGATTGCCGGAAGCGCCGGGCAGGGGCTGCTGGTGGTGTTCGTGGTGGACGAGATCGACGCCGAGTACGAGCGGCTTCAGGCAGAAGGCGTGCCCGTGGTCACTCCCATCGAAACCGAGCCGTGGGGCGAGCGGTACTTTCAGGTGTCGGACCCCAACGGCGTGATCCTGCAACTGGTGCAGTGGGTCACGCCACCGGACGAGACGTGGGCATCGTGA
- a CDS encoding DoxX family protein: protein MSRLSWPRHVARWLLGLALIGAGTGHLTTQRQEFQAQVPEWLPLDKDFVVLASGVVEIGLGAALIALPRQRRTVGWVAAAFFVAIFPGNISQYVTRTDAFGLNTDQARLNRLFFQPLLVLWALWSTVAWPKPRGKRD from the coding sequence GTGAGCCGCCTGTCCTGGCCGCGCCACGTCGCCCGCTGGCTGCTGGGGCTGGCGCTGATCGGCGCCGGAACCGGGCACCTGACTACGCAGCGCCAGGAGTTTCAGGCCCAGGTGCCCGAGTGGCTGCCGCTGGACAAGGACTTCGTGGTGCTCGCCTCCGGCGTGGTCGAGATCGGGCTGGGTGCCGCGCTGATCGCCCTGCCGCGCCAGCGCCGGACGGTGGGGTGGGTGGCCGCCGCCTTCTTCGTCGCCATCTTTCCCGGCAACATCTCGCAGTACGTGACCCGCACGGACGCCTTCGGGCTGAACACCGATCAGGCGCGACTCAACCGCCTCTTCTTCCAGCCGCTGCTGGTGCTGTGGGCGCTGTGGTCCACCGTGGCGTGGCCCAAGCCGCGTGGGAAGCGGGACTAA
- a CDS encoding DNA topoisomerase IB, protein MTSRTSILQDEYLRREGEKPTEFRYFWPDGEEYTDADGLARIASLAVPPAYEGVYVSPDPDAELQAFGRDAAGRLQYRYHPDFMQAGALKKWQRLARFAEALPTLRTVTSADLRLSGLPRRKVLAVMTRVLHVAHFRVGSDTYARAHKTHGLSTLRQRHVRVEGSAVQFRFKGKHSILQEKTVRDRTLATNVERLLALPGPWLFQSVEDEVRSRVRAHDLNAYLRDVIGPFTAKDFRTWGGTLVAAEFLAEAGPPESERQARRTLVECVKFVAADLGNTPAVTRGSYICPVIFDRYQEGKVLDDYEPRAGRPEADLEGLTRSEAALKRMLDSEKTLRVRRPRRKVDRVEVAA, encoded by the coding sequence ATGACGAGCCGCACCAGCATCCTGCAAGACGAGTACCTCCGCCGGGAGGGGGAGAAGCCGACCGAGTTCCGCTACTTCTGGCCGGACGGGGAGGAGTACACCGACGCCGACGGGCTGGCCCGCATCGCGTCGCTGGCCGTGCCGCCCGCCTACGAGGGCGTGTACGTCTCGCCCGACCCGGACGCCGAGTTGCAGGCCTTCGGGCGCGACGCGGCGGGGCGGCTCCAGTACCGCTACCACCCCGACTTCATGCAGGCGGGGGCGCTGAAAAAGTGGCAACGGCTGGCGCGGTTCGCCGAGGCCCTGCCCACCCTCCGCACCGTCACGTCGGCGGACCTGCGCCTCTCCGGGCTGCCCCGGCGCAAGGTGCTCGCGGTGATGACGCGGGTGCTGCACGTCGCGCACTTCCGGGTCGGCAGCGACACCTACGCCCGCGCCCACAAGACGCACGGCCTCTCCACCCTGCGCCAGCGGCACGTGAGGGTGGAGGGCAGTGCCGTGCAGTTCCGCTTCAAGGGCAAGCACTCCATCCTTCAGGAAAAGACGGTGCGCGACCGCACCCTGGCGACGAACGTGGAGCGCCTGCTCGCGTTGCCCGGCCCCTGGCTCTTTCAGAGCGTGGAGGATGAGGTGCGCTCGCGCGTCCGCGCCCACGACCTCAACGCCTACCTGCGCGACGTGATCGGTCCCTTCACCGCCAAGGACTTCCGCACCTGGGGCGGAACGCTGGTGGCTGCCGAGTTCCTGGCCGAAGCGGGGCCGCCCGAGTCCGAGCGGCAGGCCCGGCGGACGCTGGTAGAGTGCGTGAAGTTTGTGGCGGCCGACCTGGGCAACACGCCCGCCGTCACGCGCGGCAGCTACATCTGCCCGGTCATCTTCGACCGCTACCAGGAGGGCAAAGTGCTCGACGACTACGAACCCCGCGCAGGCCGCCCCGAGGCCGATCTGGAAGGCCTGACCCGCTCGGAAGCCGCCCTGAAGCGGATGCTGGACAGCGAGAAGACGTTGCGGGTGCGCCGTCCTCGCCGCAAGGTGGACCGGGTGGAGGTGGCCGCGTGA
- the ung gene encoding uracil-DNA glycosylase, protein MPRPLAGPPVQVVWFKKDLRVHDHAPLAEAAARGPVLPLYLYEPEQLHHEEFAGHHLTYLNECLAELDGRLRALGTGLVLRRGEAVAVLEELSELVPIGGLWAHEETGNMVSFQRDRRVRAWARERGVSFVELPQTGVVRRLRDRDGWADIWEERMSAPVVPVPTVLRGTDLPPGGLCTHAELGVPANDKTIPPGGERVARATLESFLTVRGVNYMREMSSPLTAEESCSRLSAPLAFGTVSLREVVQATRQRLAAVKGDPDADERWVRSLRSYESRLHWHCHFIQRLESEPEMEFRNLNRAFDGLRPDVGDPGWNADFYDRWAHGQTGYPLVDACVRMLRETGWLNFRMRAMLVSFASQHLWLHWRPTGLFLARQWLDNEPGIHWSQMQMQSSTVGINRVRIYSPTRQAREQDPDGVFIRRWVPELADVPGDFLHAPWEWSGATRLSYSPPVVDEGKAGAAARARIYAARESATFEAEARRVYHRHGSRKKAVLRAERVARGLPPKPVRPPQSTPRRKPPMTDQPDLFGTTPEAPKPLIPAGLPDSWRDALHDEFAAPYFHALKDFLVEERRTHTVFPPAPDVFNALRLTPLEDVKVFILGQDPYHGPGQAHGLAFSVRPGVRPPPSLANIYKELQADVGFQPPRHGYLRHWAEQGVLMLNAVLTVRQGEPNSHAGKGWESFTDAVIRHVNAKESRVVFVLWGAYARKKAKLVTNTQHVIIESAHPSPLSVAKFMGTRPFSRVNAALEESGQTPIDWQLPMQAEE, encoded by the coding sequence ATGCCCCGTCCGCTCGCTGGTCCGCCCGTTCAAGTCGTGTGGTTCAAAAAGGACCTGCGCGTGCACGACCACGCCCCGCTCGCGGAGGCGGCCGCGCGGGGGCCGGTGCTGCCGCTCTACCTCTACGAGCCGGAACAACTGCACCACGAGGAGTTCGCCGGGCACCACCTGACCTACCTCAATGAATGCCTCGCGGAGTTGGACGGGCGGCTGCGGGCGCTGGGCACGGGGCTGGTGCTCCGGCGCGGCGAGGCGGTCGCCGTGCTGGAGGAGCTGTCCGAACTCGTCCCCATCGGCGGCCTGTGGGCGCACGAGGAGACGGGCAACATGGTCAGCTTCCAGCGCGACCGCCGGGTGCGGGCCTGGGCGCGGGAGCGGGGGGTGTCCTTCGTGGAGCTGCCGCAGACGGGCGTGGTGCGCCGCCTGCGCGACCGAGACGGCTGGGCCGACATCTGGGAGGAACGGATGTCCGCCCCGGTCGTGCCCGTGCCCACCGTGCTGCGGGGCACCGACCTCCCGCCCGGTGGCCTCTGCACCCACGCGGAGCTGGGCGTCCCCGCCAACGACAAGACCATCCCCCCCGGCGGCGAGCGCGTCGCCCGCGCCACGCTGGAGAGCTTCCTGACCGTGCGCGGCGTGAACTACATGCGCGAGATGAGCAGCCCGCTGACCGCCGAGGAAAGCTGCTCGCGCCTCTCGGCCCCGCTCGCCTTCGGCACCGTGTCGCTGCGCGAGGTGGTGCAGGCGACCCGGCAGCGGCTGGCGGCGGTCAAGGGCGACCCCGACGCCGACGAACGCTGGGTGCGCTCCCTGCGTTCCTATGAAAGCCGCCTGCACTGGCACTGCCACTTCATCCAGCGGCTGGAATCCGAGCCGGAGATGGAGTTCCGCAACCTCAACCGCGCCTTTGACGGCCTGCGCCCGGACGTGGGCGACCCCGGCTGGAACGCGGACTTTTACGACCGCTGGGCGCACGGGCAGACGGGGTATCCCCTCGTGGACGCCTGCGTGCGAATGCTGCGGGAGACGGGCTGGCTGAACTTCCGCATGCGGGCCATGCTCGTCTCCTTCGCCTCGCAGCACCTGTGGTTGCACTGGCGGCCCACCGGCCTCTTTCTGGCGCGGCAGTGGCTGGACAACGAACCCGGCATCCACTGGTCGCAGATGCAGATGCAGAGCAGCACGGTGGGCATCAACCGCGTCCGCATCTACTCCCCAACCCGGCAGGCCCGCGAGCAGGACCCGGATGGGGTGTTCATCCGCCGCTGGGTGCCCGAACTCGCGGACGTGCCCGGCGACTTTCTGCACGCCCCCTGGGAGTGGAGCGGGGCGACCCGGCTGAGCTACTCGCCGCCCGTCGTGGATGAAGGAAAGGCGGGGGCCGCCGCGCGGGCCAGAATCTATGCTGCGCGGGAGAGTGCGACCTTCGAGGCCGAGGCCCGGCGCGTGTACCACCGGCACGGCAGCCGCAAGAAGGCGGTGCTGCGAGCCGAGCGCGTGGCGCGGGGTCTGCCCCCCAAGCCCGTTCGGCCGCCCCAGTCCACCCCCCGGAGGAAGCCCCCCATGACCGACCAGCCCGACCTCTTCGGCACCACGCCCGAAGCCCCCAAGCCCCTGATTCCGGCGGGGCTGCCCGACTCGTGGCGCGACGCCCTGCATGATGAGTTCGCCGCGCCGTACTTCCACGCGCTCAAGGACTTTCTGGTGGAGGAACGCCGCACGCACACCGTCTTTCCACCCGCGCCCGACGTGTTCAACGCCCTGCGCCTCACGCCGCTGGAGGACGTGAAGGTCTTTATCCTGGGCCAGGACCCCTACCACGGCCCCGGTCAGGCGCACGGCCTCGCTTTCTCCGTGCGGCCCGGCGTGCGCCCGCCTCCCAGCCTGGCGAACATCTACAAGGAGTTGCAGGCCGACGTGGGCTTCCAGCCGCCGCGCCACGGCTACCTGCGGCACTGGGCCGAACAGGGCGTGCTGATGCTCAACGCCGTGCTCACCGTGCGCCAGGGCGAACCGAACAGCCACGCGGGGAAAGGCTGGGAGAGCTTCACCGACGCCGTGATTCGCCACGTGAACGCGAAGGAGTCGCGGGTGGTCTTCGTGCTATGGGGCGCCTACGCCCGCAAGAAGGCGAAGCTGGTGACGAACACCCAGCACGTCATCATCGAATCCGCCCACCCCAGCCCCCTCAGCGTGGCGAAGTTCATGGGGACGCGGCCCTTCTCGCGGGTCAACGCGGCGCTGGAGGAGTCCGGGCAGACGCCGATTGACTGGCAACTGCCGATGCAGGCCGAGGAGTGA
- the carA gene encoding glutamine-hydrolyzing carbamoyl-phosphate synthase small subunit, whose product MIRKERAILALEDGTVYRGYAFGHRGETVGEVVFNTSMTGYQEIMTDPSYNGQIVTITYPHVGNYGVAIYDMESNKPYVRGFISREFSGEYSNHRAQQSLEAFMQQYGVVSIQGIDTRALVRRLRSGGVVKGVIAHRSYTHPEDPYGEFTPAEEQVYVQRARDHQDIDGHDMTKEVTTALPYAFPTLRHGKRVVLMDFGIKHTIIERLAEVGIEPIVVPAHTTPAQIMALQPHGLFLSNGPGDPAPLEYAHKTAWELMGLLPTFGICLGHQILGLAAGGQTFKMKFGHRGGNQPVKNLLTGNVEITSQNHGYAVDIASIPDRAFVATHVNLNDGTLEGMAHSRYPVFSVQYHPEASPGPHDSRYLFDRFIEEIDAFDGADGSPVVKAVAGRLGV is encoded by the coding sequence ATGATCAGAAAAGAACGCGCGATTCTGGCGCTGGAAGACGGCACGGTGTACCGGGGCTACGCCTTCGGGCACCGGGGCGAGACGGTGGGCGAGGTGGTGTTCAACACCTCCATGACCGGGTATCAGGAGATCATGACCGATCCCTCGTACAACGGGCAGATCGTGACCATCACGTATCCGCACGTGGGCAACTACGGCGTGGCGATCTACGACATGGAGAGCAACAAGCCCTACGTGCGGGGCTTCATTTCCCGCGAGTTCTCCGGCGAGTACTCCAACCACCGGGCGCAGCAGTCGCTGGAAGCCTTTATGCAGCAGTACGGGGTCGTGTCCATCCAGGGGATCGACACGCGGGCGCTCGTGCGGCGGCTGCGGTCGGGCGGCGTGGTCAAGGGCGTGATCGCCCACCGCTCCTACACCCACCCCGAGGACCCCTACGGCGAGTTCACCCCCGCCGAGGAGCAGGTGTACGTGCAAAGGGCGCGGGACCATCAGGACATTGACGGCCACGACATGACGAAGGAAGTCACGACCGCCCTGCCCTACGCCTTTCCCACCCTGCGGCACGGCAAGCGCGTCGTGCTGATGGATTTCGGAATCAAGCACACCATCATCGAGCGGCTGGCCGAGGTCGGCATCGAGCCCATCGTGGTGCCCGCGCACACGACCCCGGCGCAGATTATGGCCTTGCAGCCGCACGGCCTCTTTCTGTCCAACGGTCCCGGCGATCCCGCGCCGCTGGAGTACGCGCACAAGACCGCCTGGGAACTCATGGGCCTGCTGCCCACCTTCGGCATCTGCCTGGGGCACCAGATTCTGGGCCTCGCGGCGGGCGGCCAGACGTTCAAGATGAAGTTCGGGCACCGGGGCGGCAACCAGCCCGTCAAGAATCTGCTCACCGGGAACGTGGAGATCACCTCGCAAAACCACGGCTACGCGGTGGACATCGCGTCCATTCCCGACCGGGCCTTCGTCGCCACGCACGTCAACCTCAACGACGGCACGCTGGAGGGCATGGCGCACAGCCGCTACCCCGTCTTCTCGGTGCAGTACCACCCGGAAGCCTCGCCGGGGCCGCACGATAGCCGTTACCTGTTTGACCGCTTTATTGAGGAGATCGACGCTTTCGACGGCGCAGACGGCTCGCCCGTGGTGAAGGCGGTGGCGGGGCGGCTGGGGGTGTAG
- a CDS encoding N-acetyltransferase: protein MTFLALDSIAVPDIHPQAPLVTRKARLSDVEAIHELIGYWAARGQMLVRSRSLLAETIRDFHLVLAEPHEDKPGGLAGVCGLHLLAPDLAEVRGLAIHPHMQGRGLGKQLVEACEREAREIDLPALFAWTYQQAFFEKCGFVRIDKTHLHPKVWSECQRCAFFENCNEIAMYRALA, encoded by the coding sequence GTGACCTTCCTCGCCCTCGACTCCATCGCCGTTCCCGACATTCACCCGCAGGCGCCGCTCGTCACCCGCAAGGCCCGCCTGTCGGACGTCGAGGCGATTCACGAACTGATCGGGTACTGGGCGGCGCGGGGGCAGATGCTCGTGCGCTCGCGCTCGCTGCTGGCCGAGACCATCCGCGACTTTCACCTCGTGCTGGCCGAACCGCACGAGGACAAACCGGGCGGCCTGGCGGGCGTGTGCGGCCTGCACCTCCTCGCGCCAGACCTCGCGGAGGTGCGCGGCCTCGCCATCCACCCTCACATGCAGGGGCGGGGGCTGGGCAAGCAGCTCGTCGAAGCCTGCGAGCGCGAGGCCCGTGAGATCGACCTCCCCGCGCTGTTCGCCTGGACGTACCAGCAGGCCTTTTTCGAGAAGTGCGGCTTTGTGCGGATCGACAAAACGCACCTGCACCCGAAGGTGTGGTCGGAATGCCAGCGGTGCGCCTTTTTCGAGAACTGCAACGAGATCGCCATGTACCGGGCGCTGGCGTGA
- a CDS encoding GNAT family N-acetyltransferase has protein sequence MTEQSVQIRLATPQDKATVCRIFQEAGLETEEALAPGTTYWVMERGGNPIGAIGLEHGEGASLLRGAAVLPSAQGQGLGRRLVMSAVEYAKARGDRAIYLFSKGGDWHSFGFTQVPLAVVLGDVPDTPQVRAYRARSERPGGFTWMRALDVGVGQA, from the coding sequence ATGACCGAGCAGAGCGTTCAGATTCGTCTCGCCACGCCCCAGGACAAGGCCACCGTCTGCCGCATCTTTCAGGAGGCCGGGCTGGAAACCGAAGAAGCCCTCGCGCCCGGCACCACCTACTGGGTGATGGAGCGCGGCGGGAACCCCATCGGGGCCATCGGCCTGGAGCATGGCGAGGGAGCCTCCCTGCTGCGCGGGGCGGCGGTGCTGCCCTCGGCGCAGGGGCAGGGGCTGGGACGGCGACTGGTGATGAGCGCCGTGGAGTACGCCAAGGCGCGGGGCGACCGGGCCATCTACCTGTTCAGCAAGGGCGGCGACTGGCACAGCTTCGGCTTCACGCAGGTGCCCCTCGCGGTCGTGCTGGGCGACGTGCCCGATACCCCGCAGGTCCGCGCCTACCGCGCCCGCAGCGAGCGCCCCGGCGGCTTCACCTGGATGCGGGCACTGGACGTGGGGGTCGGGCAGGCTTAA
- a CDS encoding GNAT family N-acetyltransferase — translation MTYIPAPLDTVHVKLRQAVPADFPTIIELLTRCEMHSSSVTPEGSTYWIADLNGVPGGCIGLEHGEGASLIRSTAVLPEARSQGLGRALVASALTYASLRGDRTVYLFSQEAGDYWRRFGFVPVGADELAAALPNTPQVQSGLLKGWIEREQAWKRVLGGGGGA, via the coding sequence ATGACTTACATCCCCGCGCCCCTCGATACAGTGCACGTCAAGCTGCGCCAGGCCGTGCCCGCCGACTTCCCCACCATCATCGAACTGCTGACGCGCTGCGAGATGCACAGCTCCAGCGTGACGCCGGAGGGCAGCACCTACTGGATCGCCGACCTCAACGGGGTGCCGGGCGGCTGCATCGGCCTGGAGCACGGCGAGGGCGCGTCCCTGATCCGCTCGACCGCCGTCCTGCCGGAAGCCCGCTCGCAGGGGCTGGGTCGGGCGCTCGTGGCCTCGGCTTTGACTTATGCCAGTCTGCGCGGGGACCGCACGGTCTACCTCTTCTCGCAGGAAGCAGGGGACTACTGGCGGCGCTTCGGCTTCGTGCCGGTGGGCGCGGATGAACTCGCCGCCGCGCTGCCGAACACGCCGCAGGTGCAAAGCGGCCTCCTGAAAGGCTGGATCGAGCGCGAGCAGGCCTGGAAGCGCGTGCTGGGCGGGGGAGGGGGGGCGTGA